In one window of Hyla sarda isolate aHylSar1 chromosome 1, aHylSar1.hap1, whole genome shotgun sequence DNA:
- the LOC130298567 gene encoding zinc finger protein OZF-like, whose translation MINGGRGFAREPQVLECGKCYTQKLDLNYHQNAHTGVKPFLCLECGKCFNRKSLLIIHKKFHAGENPFSCVECGKSFNQKSNLVPHQRIHTGEKPFSCSGCGKCFAQKSCLVKHQRTHTGEKCFTEKSVLIKHQKVCIRFLRAQNEQS comes from the coding sequence ATGATAAATGGTGGAAGAGGCTTTGCACGTGAGCCCCAGGtattagaatgtgggaaatgttatactcAGAAATTAGATCTTAATTATCATCAAAACGCTCACACAGGGGTGAAGCCATTTTTATGcctagaatgtggaaaatgttttaatagaaaatCACTTCTGATTATACATAAGAAATTTCACGCGGGAGAAAATCCATTTTCTTGTGTagaatgtgggaaaagtttcaaccagaaatcaaatcttgttccacatcaaagaattcacactggagagaagccattttcctgttcaggatgtggaaaatgttttgctcAAAAATCttgtcttgttaaacatcaaagaactcacacaggagagaaatgttttactgagaaatcggTTCTTATTAAACATCAAAAAGTTTGCATACGATTTTTgcgtgcacaaaatgaacaaagttaa